Proteins encoded within one genomic window of Bradyrhizobium sp. CB1717:
- a CDS encoding tripartite tricarboxylate transporter substrate-binding protein, which yields MKAAIALAAALCGTPAFAGWEPTKPVEIVVAAGAGGASDQMARMMQAAIQKNNLMKQPMVVSLKGGASGAEALMYMKSSEGDPNKVLIAYSLIYMLPLSAKIPFNWRELTPVSVIALDQFVLWDNSAGPKTVKEFIEAAKAASSPFKMGGTGSKREDHVLTVFLEQKTGAKFSYLPYKSGGEAATQLVGNHTEANVNNPSENLEVWRAGQVRPLCVFDKERISYTAKVTDTQSWADIPTCKEEGVDVQYLMLRAMFLPGKVTAEQQAFYVELFHKVTQTAEYKDYMEKQALKPIFLTGKDMVQFLEEDDAVNKSLMTEAGFVAK from the coding sequence ATGAAGGCGGCAATTGCGCTGGCGGCCGCGCTTTGCGGCACGCCCGCCTTTGCCGGCTGGGAGCCGACCAAACCCGTCGAGATCGTCGTGGCGGCGGGTGCGGGCGGTGCCTCGGATCAGATGGCCCGGATGATGCAGGCCGCGATCCAGAAGAACAATCTGATGAAGCAGCCCATGGTGGTCTCGCTCAAGGGCGGCGCATCGGGTGCGGAAGCGCTGATGTACATGAAGTCCAGCGAGGGCGACCCTAACAAGGTGCTGATCGCTTATTCGCTGATCTACATGCTGCCGCTGTCGGCGAAGATCCCGTTCAACTGGCGCGAGCTCACGCCGGTCTCGGTGATCGCGCTCGACCAGTTCGTGCTGTGGGACAACAGCGCCGGCCCCAAGACGGTGAAGGAATTCATCGAGGCCGCGAAGGCGGCAAGCTCGCCGTTCAAGATGGGCGGCACCGGCTCCAAGCGCGAGGATCACGTGCTCACCGTGTTCCTGGAGCAGAAGACCGGCGCGAAGTTCTCTTATCTGCCCTACAAGTCCGGCGGCGAGGCCGCGACCCAGCTCGTCGGCAACCACACCGAAGCCAACGTCAACAATCCATCCGAAAATCTCGAAGTCTGGCGCGCAGGCCAGGTGCGTCCGCTCTGCGTGTTCGACAAGGAGCGCATCTCCTACACCGCCAAGGTGACGGACACGCAGTCCTGGGCCGACATCCCGACCTGCAAGGAGGAGGGCGTCGACGTCCAGTACCTGATGCTGCGCGCGATGTTCCTGCCCGGCAAGGTCACGGCCGAGCAGCAGGCGTTCTATGTCGAGCTGTTCCACAAGGTGACGCAGACCGCCGAATACAAGGACTACATGGAGAAGCAGGCCTTGAAGCCGATCTTCCTCACCGGCAAGGACATGGTGCAATTCCTCGAGGAGGACGATGCCGTCAACAAGTCGCTGATGACGGAAGCCGGATTCGTCGCGAAGTAG
- a CDS encoding tripartite tricarboxylate transporter TctB family protein produces the protein MSKTDLEIVVDDPTAPEDDSPSVVSSGTIEIIVCLLLLTLAVTLGYDNWRTGASWDATGPEPGYFPFYLSIILGGGSLYGLIVALVAHRKAAETFVTRAQARRVMAVFVPTLLFCLVTQFLGLYVASFLLIAGFMRLVGKIALWKSLLTALVFTAIMFVTFDIAFDVIMPKGPLEAAFGH, from the coding sequence ATGTCCAAAACCGATCTTGAAATCGTCGTCGACGATCCGACCGCCCCCGAAGACGATTCGCCGTCCGTCGTCTCCTCCGGCACGATCGAGATCATCGTCTGTCTCCTTCTTCTCACGCTTGCCGTCACGCTCGGCTACGACAATTGGCGCACCGGCGCGTCCTGGGATGCGACCGGGCCCGAGCCCGGCTATTTCCCGTTCTATCTCTCCATCATCCTCGGCGGCGGCAGCCTCTACGGCCTGATCGTGGCGCTGGTCGCCCACCGCAAGGCGGCAGAGACCTTCGTCACGCGCGCGCAGGCGCGCCGCGTCATGGCGGTGTTCGTGCCGACCCTGCTGTTCTGCCTGGTGACGCAGTTCCTTGGCCTCTATGTCGCGAGCTTCCTCTTGATCGCAGGCTTCATGCGCCTCGTCGGCAAGATCGCGTTGTGGAAGTCGCTGCTCACCGCGCTTGTGTTCACGGCGATCATGTTCGTCACCTTCGACATCGCCTTCGACGTCATCATGCCGAAAGGGCCGCTCGAAGCGGCCTTCGGCCACTAA
- a CDS encoding tripartite tricarboxylate transporter permease — protein MEALGLLLHGFAVLLTWKTLVLMMVGLVLGIFVGVLPGLGGPNGVAILLPLTFTMDPTSAIVMLSCIYWGALFGGAITSILFNIPGEAWSVATTFDGYPMAQQGRAAEALTAAFTSSFVGSLVAVLLITFLAPMISSFALKFGPPEFFAVYLLTFCSFVGLGREAKHKTVISMSLGLLLAGVGMDTVSGNLRMTFGSAELLRGINFLVAVIGLFGISEILLTMEERLALRGHAASISLRVVLGVWKDLPKYWVTLLRSSFIGCWLGITPGGAIAASFMGYNLAKRFAKDPESFGKGRIEGVFAPETAAHASGTSALLPMLALGIPGSGTAAILLGGLMVWGLNPGPLLFVEHKDFVWGLIASMYLGNVVGLALVLTTVPIFASILRVPFAAVAPMIVVSCAIGAYAIQNAMFDIWLMLGFGIVGYVFKKIGIPLAPFTLALVLGNRAEDAFRLSMIGSGGTLKVFWSNGLVGTITTLAIVLLFWPVIDRLLCRVGLTQRTTATSR, from the coding sequence ATGGAAGCTCTCGGTCTCCTGCTTCACGGCTTCGCCGTCCTGCTCACCTGGAAGACGCTCGTGCTGATGATGGTCGGGTTGGTGCTCGGCATCTTCGTCGGCGTGCTGCCGGGGCTCGGCGGCCCCAACGGTGTCGCGATCCTGCTGCCGCTCACCTTCACGATGGACCCGACCTCGGCGATCGTGATGCTGTCCTGCATCTATTGGGGCGCGCTGTTCGGCGGTGCCATCACCTCGATCCTGTTCAACATCCCCGGTGAAGCCTGGTCGGTCGCGACCACCTTCGACGGCTATCCGATGGCCCAGCAGGGCAGGGCGGCGGAGGCGCTGACGGCAGCGTTCACGTCCTCCTTCGTCGGCTCGCTGGTCGCGGTGCTCCTGATCACCTTCCTCGCGCCGATGATCTCGTCCTTTGCGCTGAAATTCGGTCCGCCCGAGTTCTTCGCCGTCTATCTGCTCACCTTCTGCTCCTTCGTCGGTCTCGGACGCGAAGCCAAGCACAAGACGGTCATCTCGATGTCGCTGGGGCTGCTGCTCGCCGGCGTCGGCATGGACACGGTGTCGGGCAACCTGCGCATGACCTTCGGCTCGGCCGAGCTGCTTCGCGGCATCAACTTCCTGGTCGCCGTCATCGGCCTGTTCGGGATCAGCGAGATCCTGCTGACGATGGAGGAGCGCCTCGCGCTGCGCGGACATGCGGCGAGCATCTCGCTGCGCGTCGTGCTCGGCGTCTGGAAGGACCTGCCGAAATATTGGGTGACGCTGCTGCGCTCCTCCTTCATCGGCTGCTGGCTCGGCATCACGCCGGGCGGTGCGATCGCGGCCTCCTTCATGGGCTACAATCTGGCCAAGCGCTTCGCCAAGGATCCCGAGAGTTTTGGCAAGGGCCGCATCGAAGGCGTGTTCGCGCCTGAGACGGCGGCGCATGCCTCCGGCACCTCGGCGCTGCTGCCGATGCTGGCGCTCGGCATTCCCGGCTCGGGCACCGCCGCGATCCTGCTTGGCGGCCTCATGGTATGGGGGCTCAATCCAGGCCCGCTGCTGTTCGTCGAGCACAAGGACTTCGTCTGGGGCCTGATTGCCTCGATGTATCTCGGCAATGTCGTCGGCCTCGCGCTGGTGCTGACGACGGTGCCGATCTTCGCCTCGATCCTGCGCGTGCCGTTCGCGGCGGTGGCGCCGATGATCGTGGTGTCCTGCGCGATCGGCGCCTACGCCATCCAGAACGCGATGTTCGACATCTGGCTGATGCTCGGCTTCGGAATCGTCGGTTACGTCTTCAAGAAGATCGGCATTCCGCTGGCGCCGTTCACGCTGGCCCTCGTGCTCGGCAACCGCGCCGAGGATGCCTTCCGCCTGTCGATGATCGGCTCCGGCGGGACCCTCAAGGTGTTCTGGTCGAACGGCCTGGTGGGCACCATCACCACGCTGGCGATCGTGCTGCTGTTCTGGCCTGTCATCGACAGGTTGCTGTGCCGCGTCGGACTGACGCAGCGGACCACGGCGACATCGCGGTAG
- a CDS encoding outer membrane protein, producing the protein MKRVVIGVAAAMSLFATGALAADLAAKPYVKAPVMVEPVWSWTGFYIGANGGYSWGRSRTDVTNNTATGAVIVPPAGSITSASFDMNGGVAGGQAGYNWQSANWVFGVEGDLQWSGEKGSAFFNCGGVAPAGGACLPGLTFLPAGGLAGTTLTIDQKLQWFGTVRGRVGILATPKVLFYGTGGVAFGEIKTTGTMTGFTPAGVAIASTASSSDTRVGWTVGAGVEGKITQNWSAKLEYLYMDLGRFSAGPFTLAPASAIAANTSSRFTDHILRAGINYQFGGPVVARY; encoded by the coding sequence ATGAAGCGGGTTGTGATTGGGGTTGCGGCGGCGATGTCGCTGTTCGCGACGGGCGCCCTGGCTGCTGATCTGGCAGCAAAGCCCTACGTCAAGGCTCCGGTCATGGTCGAACCGGTCTGGAGCTGGACTGGCTTCTACATCGGCGCCAATGGCGGCTATAGCTGGGGCCGTTCGCGCACCGACGTCACCAACAACACGGCGACCGGAGCGGTGATCGTGCCGCCGGCCGGCTCCATCACCAGCGCGTCGTTCGACATGAACGGCGGCGTCGCCGGCGGTCAGGCCGGCTACAACTGGCAGAGCGCCAACTGGGTGTTCGGCGTCGAGGGTGACCTGCAATGGTCGGGTGAAAAGGGCAGCGCCTTCTTCAACTGCGGCGGCGTCGCGCCTGCAGGTGGTGCCTGTCTTCCCGGGCTGACCTTCCTTCCCGCTGGCGGTCTCGCCGGCACCACGCTGACGATCGACCAGAAGCTCCAGTGGTTCGGCACGGTGCGCGGTCGCGTCGGTATCCTGGCGACCCCGAAGGTGCTGTTCTACGGCACCGGCGGTGTGGCCTTCGGCGAGATCAAGACCACTGGCACCATGACCGGCTTCACGCCCGCCGGCGTCGCGATCGCCTCGACCGCCTCGAGTTCCGATACGCGCGTCGGCTGGACTGTCGGCGCTGGTGTCGAAGGCAAGATCACCCAGAACTGGAGCGCGAAGCTCGAATATCTCTACATGGATCTCGGCCGCTTCTCGGCCGGTCCGTTCACGCTCGCGCCGGCTTCGGCGATCGCTGCGAATACCTCGTCGCGCTTCACCGACCACATCCTGCGCGCCGGCATCAACTATCAGTTCGGCGGCCCGGTGGTTGCCAGGTACTGA
- a CDS encoding leishmanolysin-related zinc metalloendopeptidase, whose translation MAIERYRARKGAEISHAVADVSAGGYTIEVHFLGGLTDKQKAAFKLAANRWTHAIIGDLPDVTVGGERINNLRITAQGTDIDGPGNVLGQAGPSRLRPKNAGAAAFLPATGDMQFDTADLAAMEADGTLNDVITHEMGHVIGIGTIWTNKKLLKGAHTHNPTFHGAHAMHEYGKLRGSATSLPVPVENTGGEGTVDSHWRDTVFGAEMMTGFVNEGGNPMSRMTIASLQDLGYQVNMDAAQPYHLPNHLHMAEAGIVAAQADSTRGIVLRRIPITLPEDSLGS comes from the coding sequence ATGGCTATTGAACGCTATCGAGCTCGCAAAGGCGCCGAGATTTCACACGCGGTCGCGGACGTATCCGCCGGAGGCTACACGATCGAGGTTCACTTCCTGGGCGGACTGACAGACAAGCAAAAGGCCGCTTTCAAGCTCGCGGCAAACCGATGGACACACGCCATCATCGGGGATTTGCCTGACGTCACGGTCGGCGGCGAAAGGATCAACAATCTCCGTATCACGGCGCAGGGCACCGACATCGACGGGCCCGGCAATGTTCTCGGCCAGGCGGGGCCGAGCCGCCTGCGCCCGAAGAATGCCGGGGCCGCCGCGTTCCTGCCGGCGACAGGCGACATGCAATTCGACACGGCCGACCTCGCCGCCATGGAAGCCGACGGCACCCTGAACGACGTCATCACGCACGAGATGGGGCACGTGATCGGCATTGGAACGATCTGGACGAACAAGAAATTGCTGAAAGGCGCCCATACCCACAATCCGACGTTCCATGGTGCCCACGCCATGCACGAATACGGCAAGCTCCGCGGCTCCGCGACGTCACTGCCCGTTCCCGTCGAAAACACGGGCGGTGAAGGGACGGTGGATTCGCATTGGCGCGACACTGTGTTCGGTGCGGAGATGATGACCGGCTTCGTCAATGAAGGTGGCAATCCGATGAGCCGGATGACGATCGCTAGCCTGCAGGATCTCGGCTATCAGGTGAACATGGACGCCGCTCAGCCGTATCACCTGCCCAATCACCTCCATATGGCCGAAGCAGGAATAGTTGCGGCGCAGGCCGACAGCACAAGAGGCATCGTGCTCCGGCGGATTCCGATCACGTTGCCCGAGGACAGCCTCGGCTCTTGA
- a CDS encoding CoA transferase, translating into MPFPHASEALSRFTVLDLTRVRSGPTCVRQLADWGANVIKIDALTEDVGGEQPGGPRRGSDFQNLHRNKRAMTLNLKDERGLAVFKRLAAKADVVVENFRPDVKKKLGIDYESLAAINPRIVYGSISGFGQDGPYHKRPGFDQIAQGMGGLMSITGAPGEGPMRVGIPVADLTAGLFCAMGILTALLEREVSGKGQWVQTSLLQAQIFMLDFQAARWLMEKEVAKQAGNNHPTSIPTGVFKTSDGYINIATTGGRIWERCAQAIGAPELYNHPDYATAPARSRNRDALNAEIEKRTVTKSTETWVRELNEAGVPCGPIYAIDQMFEDAQVKHLGIAQDVPNDEGRPIRLVGQPVTLSRTPSRMVARPPEFGEQTDEVLKEFGLSADEIADLHQRKVV; encoded by the coding sequence ATGCCTTTTCCGCATGCCTCGGAAGCCCTGTCGCGCTTCACCGTGCTCGATCTGACACGTGTCCGGTCCGGGCCCACCTGCGTGCGTCAGCTCGCCGACTGGGGCGCCAACGTCATCAAGATCGACGCACTGACCGAGGACGTCGGCGGCGAGCAGCCGGGCGGGCCGCGCCGCGGTTCCGACTTCCAGAATTTGCATCGCAACAAGCGGGCCATGACGCTGAACCTGAAGGACGAGCGCGGGCTCGCCGTGTTCAAGCGCCTCGCCGCCAAGGCCGACGTGGTGGTCGAGAATTTCCGTCCCGACGTGAAGAAGAAGCTCGGCATCGACTATGAAAGCCTCGCCGCGATCAATCCGCGGATCGTCTATGGCAGCATCTCCGGCTTCGGCCAGGACGGCCCCTATCACAAGCGGCCGGGCTTCGATCAGATCGCGCAAGGCATGGGCGGGCTGATGTCGATCACCGGCGCGCCGGGCGAAGGCCCGATGCGGGTCGGCATTCCCGTCGCCGACCTCACGGCGGGCCTGTTCTGTGCCATGGGCATCCTCACCGCGCTGCTCGAGCGCGAGGTCTCGGGCAAGGGCCAATGGGTGCAGACCTCGCTGCTGCAGGCCCAGATCTTCATGCTCGACTTCCAGGCCGCGCGCTGGCTGATGGAGAAGGAGGTCGCCAAGCAAGCCGGTAACAACCACCCGACCAGCATTCCGACCGGCGTGTTCAAGACCTCGGACGGGTACATCAATATCGCCACGACCGGCGGGCGGATCTGGGAGCGCTGTGCGCAGGCGATCGGCGCGCCGGAGCTCTACAATCATCCCGATTATGCGACGGCCCCCGCCCGCTCCAGGAATCGCGACGCGCTCAACGCCGAGATCGAGAAGCGCACCGTGACGAAGTCGACCGAGACCTGGGTCCGTGAGCTCAACGAGGCCGGCGTGCCCTGCGGGCCGATCTACGCCATCGACCAGATGTTCGAGGACGCGCAGGTCAAGCATCTCGGCATCGCGCAGGACGTGCCGAACGACGAGGGCCGGCCTATCCGCCTGGTCGGCCAGCCCGTGACGCTGTCGCGCACGCCGAGCAGGATGGTGGCGCGGCCGCCGGAATTCGGCGAGCAGACCGACGAGGTGCTGAAGGAATTCGGCCTCAGTGCGGACGAGATCGCGGATCTGCATCAGCGCAAGGTGGTGTGA
- a CDS encoding M10 family metallopeptidase C-terminal domain-containing protein, with translation MATSVSISATNNAEIDGLLSGYKWTGTISYSFPDSPSDYSNPYSGGSSEPTSSGFASAPTQMQAAINYAIGLILGYTNATIQYNGTGSADIMIAQSPSANPTSYAYYPGNYASGGDIWFGTQYNYSLAKLGNYYFTTALHELGHALGLKHSQETGGPANVAVPSAHDDSEYTVMSYRSYVGASTTSGYTNESYGYPQTYMANDILALQTMYGANYTTQSGSTVYTWNPTTGQEFINGVGQLAPGGGAGGSANRIYETVWDGGGVDTYDLSNYTTNLSINLNPGASSLFSATQLANLGNGHYASGNVYNAYLYNNDARSYIDNAIGGSGNDTIVGNAIANTLNGGSGNDTITGGGGNDTIVGGAGTDTAVYSGNQSNYLVSYNSATQTFTIADQRGSSFDGTDAVTGVEYFQFADQTVASSTLTGPVAVESVGTTALVLDAQNYELNPTAGGTGPILKNGGAAVIAGKYGAWSPVAAEQVSGGGYDVAWKNSSTGYFSIWSTDSNGNFLTTLTPEVPGTDSRLISLETSFHQDLNGDGTIGAAIITIEAQGTTSLVLSAGNYYLNPTAGGTGPLLKIGGTAVIAGNYGAWSPVAAEQVSGGGYDVAWKNASTGYFSIWSTDSNGNFLSMLTPEVAGSNASLVSLETSFHQDLNGDGSIGASNALASTTIENAGTTSLILSANNYYLNPSAGGTGPVLKNGGAALIAGNYGAWSPVAAEQVSGGGYDVAWKNASTGYFSVWSTDSNGNFVSTLTPEVPGTDSRLKALEPVFHQDLNGDGAVGAAPLAVSDGSFVFNQSAGGTTLSALSELPDAMPAPANAQIPSEQATVADAAGNQDAAMINGLIDLLHNLHDAGFMLG, from the coding sequence TTGGCTACCTCGGTTTCCATCAGTGCCACCAACAACGCCGAGATCGACGGCCTGCTGTCGGGCTATAAATGGACCGGCACGATCAGTTACAGCTTTCCGGATTCGCCTAGCGATTACTCCAATCCTTACAGCGGCGGCAGCAGCGAACCGACCTCGTCGGGTTTCGCCTCGGCGCCCACTCAGATGCAGGCGGCGATCAACTACGCGATCGGGCTGATCCTCGGCTACACCAACGCCACGATCCAGTACAACGGGACTGGAAGCGCCGACATCATGATCGCGCAGTCCCCGTCGGCCAATCCGACCTCCTACGCCTACTATCCCGGCAACTATGCGTCCGGCGGCGACATCTGGTTCGGGACCCAATACAACTACTCGCTGGCCAAGCTCGGCAACTACTATTTCACGACGGCGCTGCACGAGCTCGGCCACGCCCTCGGCCTCAAGCACAGCCAGGAGACGGGTGGCCCCGCCAACGTCGCGGTGCCGAGCGCGCATGACGACAGCGAATACACCGTCATGAGCTATCGCAGCTATGTCGGTGCGTCGACGACCAGCGGCTACACCAATGAGTCGTATGGATATCCGCAGACCTATATGGCCAACGATATCCTCGCGCTGCAGACGATGTACGGTGCGAACTACACGACCCAGAGCGGCAGCACGGTCTACACCTGGAATCCGACGACGGGGCAGGAGTTCATCAACGGCGTCGGGCAGCTGGCGCCGGGAGGCGGCGCCGGCGGCTCGGCCAACCGCATCTACGAAACGGTGTGGGACGGCGGCGGCGTCGATACCTACGACCTGTCGAACTACACGACCAACCTGAGCATCAACCTCAATCCCGGCGCGTCCTCGCTGTTCTCTGCGACGCAGCTCGCCAATCTCGGCAACGGCCATTACGCCTCGGGCAACGTCTACAACGCCTACCTCTACAACAACGACGCGCGCTCCTACATCGACAACGCCATCGGCGGGTCCGGCAACGACACCATCGTCGGCAACGCCATCGCCAACACGCTGAACGGCGGCTCCGGCAACGACACGATCACCGGCGGCGGCGGTAACGACACCATCGTCGGCGGAGCCGGCACGGACACGGCGGTGTATTCGGGTAACCAGTCCAACTATCTCGTCTCGTACAATTCGGCGACGCAGACCTTTACGATCGCCGACCAGCGCGGCAGTTCGTTCGACGGCACCGACGCGGTCACGGGGGTCGAGTATTTCCAGTTTGCAGATCAAACGGTCGCGAGCTCGACGCTCACGGGCCCCGTCGCCGTCGAATCCGTCGGCACAACAGCGCTCGTTCTCGACGCCCAAAACTACGAGCTCAATCCGACCGCGGGCGGTACCGGTCCCATCCTCAAGAATGGCGGCGCAGCGGTGATCGCGGGAAAGTACGGCGCTTGGTCACCCGTCGCTGCCGAGCAGGTCTCGGGCGGCGGTTATGACGTCGCCTGGAAGAATTCTTCGACAGGCTATTTTTCGATCTGGAGCACCGACAGCAACGGCAACTTCCTGACGACGTTGACGCCGGAAGTGCCCGGAACGGACTCCCGGCTGATTTCGCTGGAGACCTCGTTCCATCAGGACCTCAACGGCGACGGCACCATCGGTGCTGCAATCATCACCATCGAAGCCCAGGGGACGACCAGCCTGGTCCTGAGCGCAGGCAACTACTATCTCAATCCGACCGCAGGCGGCACCGGTCCCCTCCTGAAGATCGGCGGGACGGCGGTGATTGCCGGCAACTACGGCGCCTGGTCGCCGGTGGCTGCCGAGCAGGTCTCTGGCGGCGGTTACGACGTCGCCTGGAAAAATGCCTCGACCGGCTACTTCTCGATCTGGAGCACCGACAGCAACGGCAACTTCCTGTCGATGCTGACGCCGGAGGTCGCGGGAAGCAACGCCTCTCTGGTATCGCTGGAGACGTCGTTTCATCAGGATCTCAACGGGGACGGCAGTATCGGTGCGTCGAACGCTCTGGCGAGCACCACGATCGAGAATGCGGGCACGACCAGCCTGATCCTGAGCGCAAATAACTACTACCTCAATCCGAGCGCGGGCGGCACCGGCCCTGTCCTGAAGAATGGCGGGGCGGCGCTGATCGCTGGCAATTATGGCGCCTGGTCGCCTGTTGCCGCCGAGCAGGTCTCTGGCGGCGGCTACGACGTCGCATGGAAGAATGCCTCGACCGGCTATTTCTCGGTCTGGAGCACGGACAGCAACGGCAACTTCGTTTCAACGCTCACGCCCGAAGTACCTGGAACGGACTCCCGCCTTAAGGCGCTCGAGCCGGTATTCCACCAGGACCTCAATGGGGACGGTGCCGTGGGCGCAGCGCCGCTCGCGGTCTCCGACGGCAGCTTTGTCTTCAATCAGAGTGCGGGCGGAACGACGCTGTCCGCTTTGTCTGAGCTGCCGGACGCCATGCCCGCGCCAGCCAATGCGCAGATCCCATCAGAGCAGGCGACTGTCGCCGATGCGGCGGGGAATCAGGACGCGGCGATGATCAACGGTCTGATTGACCTTCTCCACAACCTCCACGATGCCGGCTTCATGCTCGGCTGA
- a CDS encoding right-handed parallel beta-helix repeat-containing protein, with protein sequence MRRIAFFALAIGLFIPLIAAQPAQAQATRTWVSGVGDDVNPCSRTAPCKTFAGAISKTAAGGEINCLDSAGFGTVTITKAISIYCEGVIGGVLASGTNGINVNAAATDHVVLRGLDIDGAGTGLKGVNVLQAASVVIDHCSIRNFNAGSAQGVSFVPANFNSMLLIRDSVISHNGAAATGGGVFVDSTAGSARGSIVNTSIHKNFVGLTVQNQSNIQVNASNISENVGTGIAQSGAAGLRVGRSMIVNNLGSATTGTVLSYLDNQINGNNPDTTPGTAGGYH encoded by the coding sequence ATGCGTCGAATTGCCTTCTTCGCCCTTGCCATTGGATTGTTCATACCCTTGATTGCGGCGCAGCCGGCTCAAGCCCAAGCTACCAGAACCTGGGTTTCTGGCGTGGGAGACGACGTCAATCCGTGCAGCCGCACGGCGCCCTGCAAGACCTTTGCCGGAGCGATCTCGAAGACGGCGGCAGGTGGTGAAATCAATTGTCTCGATTCCGCCGGTTTCGGCACTGTGACCATCACCAAGGCGATTTCCATCTATTGCGAAGGAGTCATCGGTGGCGTGCTGGCATCCGGCACAAATGGAATCAATGTCAACGCAGCAGCGACTGATCATGTCGTTCTGCGCGGCCTGGATATCGATGGTGCCGGCACAGGGCTCAAAGGGGTAAATGTCTTGCAAGCTGCGTCAGTGGTTATCGACCACTGCTCCATCAGGAACTTCAATGCTGGCAGTGCACAGGGAGTTTCGTTCGTGCCGGCAAATTTCAACTCGATGCTGCTGATCCGCGACAGCGTCATCTCGCACAACGGCGCGGCAGCCACCGGCGGCGGCGTCTTCGTGGACTCCACTGCAGGAAGCGCCAGGGGATCGATCGTCAACACGTCCATTCACAAGAACTTCGTCGGTCTCACCGTTCAAAACCAATCCAATATTCAGGTCAATGCGAGCAACATCTCCGAGAACGTCGGCACGGGAATTGCTCAGAGTGGCGCGGCTGGCTTGCGTGTTGGCCGGTCGATGATCGTCAACAACCTCGGATCGGCCACCACCGGCACCGTCCTGTCGTACCTGGACAACCAGATTAACGGCAATAATCCGGACACCACGCCGGGAACAGCAGGCGGCTATCACTAG
- a CDS encoding acyltransferase translates to MFSLDPAKNDTSVTLDLLRAVAAQMVCVGHAFNFGGFGTTYIPTDGVLLFFVLSGFLIAYTLDFKSASTGYGIVEFGIERFARIYTAYLPAILLIGLVTVLLRWYDIEIKADPTNLKTFIGNIFMQQNVPCCLSVSTFGTAGQLTSVALEFHIYFFVGALYFLVRGRNVVLCCVVAAMFAFMPLAYFSNLPGTDRALFALWLLAFASYFVVKALTEHKANVGFWCLALIVTLATWLIQRTPGDDANLRQYPMLILSFVSLVQITQAIRIVPRRLASSIKVVADYSFSLFLIHLTIQRVIFSFWTDVTVLRLLVAVVVANVLAFVFSVLFERHYHRVANAIKTLLGRPARNWRSEVTANAPAGVS, encoded by the coding sequence ATGTTTAGCTTAGATCCGGCAAAAAACGACACCTCGGTTACTTTGGACTTGCTGAGAGCCGTTGCGGCACAAATGGTTTGCGTTGGTCATGCTTTCAACTTTGGTGGATTTGGAACGACATACATCCCCACCGACGGCGTGTTGTTGTTTTTCGTTCTATCTGGCTTTCTGATTGCCTATACGCTTGACTTCAAATCGGCTTCGACGGGCTACGGCATTGTCGAATTTGGCATAGAACGGTTTGCAAGAATCTATACGGCGTATCTGCCGGCCATCTTGCTCATCGGCCTCGTCACCGTGCTTCTTCGATGGTACGACATCGAAATAAAGGCTGATCCAACCAATCTGAAAACCTTCATCGGCAATATCTTCATGCAGCAGAACGTGCCTTGCTGCCTGAGTGTATCGACATTTGGGACGGCGGGACAGCTCACTTCGGTAGCTCTCGAATTTCACATCTACTTTTTTGTCGGTGCCCTGTACTTCCTGGTCCGAGGGCGAAATGTAGTGCTGTGCTGCGTCGTTGCGGCGATGTTTGCTTTTATGCCCCTCGCATATTTCTCGAATTTGCCGGGCACTGATCGGGCGCTGTTCGCGCTTTGGCTATTGGCGTTCGCCTCCTACTTCGTCGTGAAAGCGCTAACCGAACACAAGGCGAATGTGGGCTTCTGGTGTTTGGCCTTGATAGTCACCCTGGCGACTTGGTTGATCCAGCGTACGCCTGGTGATGACGCGAATTTGCGGCAGTATCCGATGTTGATCCTCTCGTTCGTGAGCTTGGTGCAGATCACTCAGGCGATCCGAATCGTGCCGCGACGGTTGGCTTCGTCCATCAAGGTGGTTGCAGATTATTCTTTCTCGCTTTTTCTGATTCATCTCACGATACAGCGTGTGATATTCAGCTTTTGGACGGATGTAACCGTGTTGCGACTGCTGGTCGCGGTTGTTGTAGCCAACGTCTTGGCATTCGTTTTCTCGGTTCTTTTTGAGCGGCATTATCATCGCGTGGCGAACGCGATAAAGACTCTTCTCGGTCGACCAGCGCGCAACTGGCGCAGCGAGGTGACCGCGAACGCCCCGGCGGGAGTCTCCTAA